A single genomic interval of Bos indicus isolate NIAB-ARS_2022 breed Sahiwal x Tharparkar chromosome 5, NIAB-ARS_B.indTharparkar_mat_pri_1.0, whole genome shotgun sequence harbors:
- the MIP gene encoding lens fiber major intrinsic protein isoform X2, producing MNRARPQLRPLPPPICPPAPLARGVRERAAQCDDVRAAILMSLLRAICYMVAQLLGAVAGAAVLYSVTPPAVRGNLALNTLHPGVSVGQATIVEIFLTLQFVLCIFATYDERRNGRLGSVALAVGFSLTLGHLFGMYYTGAGMNPARSFAPAILTRNFTNHWVYWVGPVIGAGLGSLLYDFLLFPRLKSVSERLSILKGSRPSESNGQPEVTGEPVELKTQAL from the exons ATGAACAGGGCACGCCCCCAGCTGAGACCCCTGCCCCCGCCCATCTGCCCGCCTGCTCCTCTTGCACGTGGCGTTCGAGAGCGCGCGGCGCAGTGTGATGACGTAAGAGCCGCCATTTTA ATGTCCCTGCTTCGTGCCATCTGCTACATGGTCGCCCAACTCCTGGGAGCCGTGGCTGGGGCCGCCGTGCTCTACAGTGTTACCCCACCTGCCGTCCGAGGAAACCTAGCACTTAACACG TTGCACCCTGGGGTGAGTGTGGGCCAGGCCACCATAGTGGAGATCTTCCTGACGCTCCAGTTCGTGCTCTGCATCTTTGCCACATACGACGAGAGGCGGAATGGCCGCCTGGGCTCCGTGGCCCTGGCCGTTGGCTTCTCCCTCACCCTGGGGCACCTCTTTGGG ATGTATTATACTGGTGCAGGCATGAACCCTGCCCGCTCCTTTGCTCCTGCCATTCTTACCAGAAACTTCACCAACCACTGG GTGTACTGGGTGGGCCCGGTCATTGGAGCAGGCCTGGGCAGTCTCCTTTATgactttctcctcttccctcGGCTCAAGAGTGTTTCTGAGAGACTGTCTATTCTCAAGGGTTCCAGGCCCAGTGAGTCCAATGGACAACCAGAGGTCACAGGGGAACCTGTTGAACTGAAGACCCAGGCCCTGTAA
- the MIP gene encoding lens fiber major intrinsic protein isoform X1, producing MWELRSASFWRAICAEFFASLFYVFFGLGASLRWAPGPLHVLQVALAFGLALATLVQAVGHISGAHVNPAVTFAFLVGSQMSLLRAICYMVAQLLGAVAGAAVLYSVTPPAVRGNLALNTLHPGVSVGQATIVEIFLTLQFVLCIFATYDERRNGRLGSVALAVGFSLTLGHLFGMYYTGAGMNPARSFAPAILTRNFTNHWVYWVGPVIGAGLGSLLYDFLLFPRLKSVSERLSILKGSRPSESNGQPEVTGEPVELKTQAL from the exons ATGTGGGAACTGCGGTCAGCCTCCTTCTGGAGGGCCATATGTGCTGAGTTCTTTGCCAGCCtcttctatgtcttctttggattgGGGGCCTCGCTGCGCTGGGCCCCTGGACCTCTGCATGTCTTGCAGGTGGCTCTGGCCTTTGGCCTGGCCCTGGCTACACTGGTGCAGGCTGTGGGCCACATCAGTGGAGCCCATGTCAACCCTGCAGTCACTTTCGCCTTCCTTGTGGGCTCCCAGATGTCCCTGCTTCGTGCCATCTGCTACATGGTCGCCCAACTCCTGGGAGCCGTGGCTGGGGCCGCCGTGCTCTACAGTGTTACCCCACCTGCCGTCCGAGGAAACCTAGCACTTAACACG TTGCACCCTGGGGTGAGTGTGGGCCAGGCCACCATAGTGGAGATCTTCCTGACGCTCCAGTTCGTGCTCTGCATCTTTGCCACATACGACGAGAGGCGGAATGGCCGCCTGGGCTCCGTGGCCCTGGCCGTTGGCTTCTCCCTCACCCTGGGGCACCTCTTTGGG ATGTATTATACTGGTGCAGGCATGAACCCTGCCCGCTCCTTTGCTCCTGCCATTCTTACCAGAAACTTCACCAACCACTGG GTGTACTGGGTGGGCCCGGTCATTGGAGCAGGCCTGGGCAGTCTCCTTTATgactttctcctcttccctcGGCTCAAGAGTGTTTCTGAGAGACTGTCTATTCTCAAGGGTTCCAGGCCCAGTGAGTCCAATGGACAACCAGAGGTCACAGGGGAACCTGTTGAACTGAAGACCCAGGCCCTGTAA
- the SPRYD4 gene encoding SPRY domain-containing protein 4, with translation MALPFARSFCLCRRGAKRLGAAAAEARRGISFKLEEKTAHSSLLLFKGDTGVKYGMVGLEPTKLALNVERFREWAVVLADTAVTSGRHYWEVTVKRSQQFRIGVADVDMSRDSCIGVDDRSWVFTYAQRKWHTMLANEKAPVEGMGQPEKVGLLLEYEAQKLSLVDVSRIAVVHILQTDFRGPVVPAFALWDGELLTHSGLEVPEGL, from the exons ATGGCGCTCCCCTTTGCACGTTCGTTTTGTCTGTGCCGCCGGGGAGCCAAACGATTGGGGGCTGCCGCCGCGGAAGCCCGCAGAG GCATCAGTTTCAAATTGGAAGAAAAGACAGCCCACAGCAGCCTGTTACTCTTCAAAGGTGACACAGGTGTCAAATACGGCATGGTGGGATTGGAGCCCACAAAATTAGCCCTTAATGTGGAGCGCTTCCGGGAGTGGGCAGTTGTGCTGGCAGACACAGCTGTCACCAGTGGCAGGCATTACTGGGAGGTGACAGTGAAGCGCTCTCAGCAGTTCCGGATAGGAGTGGCAGATGTGGACATGTCTCGCGATAGCTGCATCGGTGTTGACGATCGTTCCTGGGTGTTCACCTATGCTCAGCGCAAGTGGCACACCATGTTGGCCAACGAGAAAGCCCCAGTTGAGGGCATGGGGCAGCCAGAGAAGGTGGGGCTGCTGCTGGAGTATGAGGCCCAGAAGCTGAGCCTGGTGGATGTGAGCCGGATTGCTGTGGTCCACATACTACAGACAGATTTCCGGGGTCCAGTGGTGCCTGCCTTTGCCCTTTGGGATGGAGAGCTGCTGACCCATTCAGGGCTTGAGGTACCTGAAGGGCTCTAG